A window from Carassius carassius chromosome 40, fCarCar2.1, whole genome shotgun sequence encodes these proteins:
- the mrpl38 gene encoding 39S ribosomal protein L38, mitochondrial gives MALRGAARVLLRAADAGLKHHARSLRFTAVLGHRSSPQGPMPNEDIEWTRLDSLEKYRSYTRYVRSAEEANRKDVWWKTYRKYREEENEEAVEPVNIGLPYQRPSRKTEVKERKKVMLENKKNPEMERDNRLRTFRIPLDRVKTQWEQTNGPYHIKRLAEHYGVYKDLFPMGYFVPRVMLRVLYGEDSSAVVHYGNHLTPSQAARAPQVRFEAEETSLWTLLLTSPDEHLLDGEQEYLHWLVGNIPGNSVSSGQELCHYISPFPARGTGFHRYIYILFKQEHPVDFSSDLRSAPCYCLKERTFRTLDFYRKHQDIITPAGLSFFQCHWDQSVSHTFHTLLNMREPVFEYDRPPVYHPPQKKYPHGQPLRYLDRYRDGAQNTFGIY, from the exons ATGGCGCTGCGCGGCGCGGCGCGTGTTCTGTTGCGGGCGGCGGATGCGGGGCTGAAGCATCACGCGAGGAGTCTCCGGTTCACCG CTGTTCTGGGTCACCGGTCTTCTCCTCAGGGTCCGATGCCCAATGAAGACATTGAATGGACTCGACTGGACTCTCTGGAGAAATACCGCAGTTACACTCGCTACGTGAGATCGGCAGAGGAGGCCAACCGGAAGGATGTTTGGTGGAAGACCTACAGGAAATACAGAGAGGAGGAGAATGAAGAAG CTGTTGAACCGGTCAACATCGGACTCCCGTATCAGCGTCCCTCCAGGAAGACAGAGGTGAAGGAGAGGAAGAAGGTGATGCTGGAGAACAAAAAGAACCCAGAGATGGAAAGAGACAATCGACTGCGAACAT TCCGCATTCCCCTCGACAGAGTAAAGACACAATGGGAGCAGACTAACGGACCGTACCACATCAAGAGACTCGCCGAACACTACGGGGTCTACAAGGACCTCTTCCCCATGGGATACTTTGTGCCGCGGGTCATGCTGCGTGTGCTGTACGGAGAGGACAGCAGCGCAGTGGTGCATTATGGGAATCACTTAACACCGAGTCAG GCAGCACGAGCACCTCAGGTACGTTTtgaagcagaagaaacttctctcTGGACGCTGTTGTTAACCAGCCCAG ATGAACATCTGCTGGATGGTGAGCAGGAGTATCTtcactggctagt TGGGAATATCCCTGGAAATTCTGTGTCGTCAGGGCAGGAGCTCTGCCATTACATCAGTCCATTTCCAGCCAGAGGAACAGGCTTTCACAGATACATCTACATCCTGTTTAAACAGGAACATCCGGTTGATTTCAGCTCAGACCTCAGGTCTGCCCCATG CTACTGTCTGAAGGAACGGACTTTCCGAACGTTAGACTTCTACAGGAAGCACCAAGATATAATAACTCCAGCCGGCCTCTCTTTTTTCCAGTGCCACTGGGATCAGTCTGTTTCTCACACCTTTCACACGCTACTGA ATATGAGAGAGCCTGTGTTTGAGTACGACAGACCTCCGGTGTATCACCCACCGCAGAAGAAATACCCTCACGGACAGCCTCTCAGATACCTGGACCGCTACAGAGATGGAGCCCAAAACACCTTCGGCATTTATTAA